Proteins encoded by one window of Winogradskyella sp. PG-2:
- a CDS encoding aminotransferase class IV has translation MVNFNGTLISASDSKLSTHNRGYKYGDALFETLKVVNGKIFYWEDHYFRLMASMRILRMDIPMTFTMEFLESEILKTVKANDLLNTSARIRLNVDRGEGGKYLPSDNSEVNFNIVVEPHYSPFYTIDTGTSYIVDLYKDYFMAPGLLSGLKSNNKAIQVIGSIYAKENDLDNCLVLNTNKSVIEALNGNLFLVKGDKIKTPPLEDGCLKGVMRKQILELLVKDVNLFVEEASISSFELQKADELFITNVIKGIVPITKYRKKTYGTDFAQKTITKLNAKLRLT, from the coding sequence ATGGTAAATTTTAATGGAACATTAATATCTGCATCAGATTCAAAATTATCAACTCATAATAGAGGTTATAAATATGGAGATGCTCTTTTTGAAACTCTAAAAGTAGTTAATGGAAAGATTTTCTATTGGGAAGATCACTATTTTAGATTAATGGCTTCTATGCGAATTCTAAGAATGGATATTCCCATGACATTTACTATGGAATTTTTAGAATCAGAAATTTTAAAAACGGTTAAGGCTAATGATTTATTAAACACCTCTGCTAGAATTCGCTTAAATGTTGATAGAGGTGAAGGTGGTAAATATTTACCATCAGATAACTCAGAAGTAAATTTTAATATTGTTGTAGAGCCACATTATAGCCCTTTTTACACTATTGATACGGGTACTTCGTACATAGTTGATTTATATAAAGATTATTTTATGGCTCCTGGTTTATTATCTGGATTAAAGTCTAACAATAAAGCTATTCAAGTAATAGGGAGTATTTATGCTAAAGAGAATGATTTAGATAACTGTTTGGTATTAAATACAAATAAGAGTGTTATTGAGGCTTTAAACGGAAATTTGTTTTTAGTTAAAGGAGATAAAATAAAGACCCCACCTTTGGAAGATGGTTGCCTTAAAGGTGTAATGCGAAAACAAATATTAGAGTTACTTGTTAAGGATGTTAATTTATTTGTTGAAGAAGCATCTATAAGCTCTTTTGAACTTCAGAAAGCAGATGAGTTATTTATAACAAATGTTATTAAGGGTATAGTGCCTATAACAAAGTATCGTAAAAAAACATACGGAACTGATTTTGCTCAGAAGACAATAACTAAATTAAATGCAAAGTTGAGGTTAACTTAA
- the fmt gene encoding methionyl-tRNA formyltransferase → MTKKRDLRIVFMGTPDFAVATLEALLGNDYNVVGVITAPDRKAGRGQKLRASAVKEFALKHSLNILQPKNLKAESFIEELSGLNANVQIIVAFRMLPKVVWQMPEYGTFNLHASLLPQYRGAAPIHWAIINGETKTGVTTFFIDDKIDTGAIIMTKSTNIEPDETVGELHDNLMRIGSDLVIKTIQQIEFDSVETTIQPQTKDLKTAYKLNRDNCKIDWSKKVDTIYNKIRGLNPFPSAWCYLDNKENEQVTVKLYEVEKLNINHRYKGGFIISTKDELKVACEGGFIIIKEMQLPGKRKMEIKSLLNGFQFSESAKLL, encoded by the coding sequence ATGACAAAGAAACGCGATTTACGAATTGTATTTATGGGTACCCCAGATTTTGCAGTAGCAACCTTAGAAGCCCTCCTTGGTAATGATTATAATGTTGTAGGAGTTATAACTGCCCCAGATCGTAAAGCAGGTCGTGGACAAAAATTAAGAGCTTCTGCTGTGAAAGAGTTTGCCTTAAAACATAGTCTAAACATTTTACAACCCAAAAATTTAAAAGCTGAATCCTTTATTGAAGAACTAAGCGGATTAAATGCAAATGTACAAATCATTGTTGCTTTTAGAATGTTACCAAAAGTTGTTTGGCAAATGCCGGAATATGGCACATTTAACCTTCATGCCTCGTTACTACCACAATATAGAGGTGCTGCACCAATTCATTGGGCTATTATTAATGGAGAAACAAAAACCGGTGTTACCACTTTTTTTATTGACGACAAAATTGATACTGGTGCTATTATAATGACTAAAAGCACTAATATAGAACCAGATGAAACAGTTGGAGAGCTACATGATAATCTTATGAGGATTGGAAGTGATTTAGTAATTAAAACAATTCAGCAAATTGAATTTGATTCTGTAGAGACCACAATCCAACCACAAACAAAGGATCTAAAAACAGCATACAAACTGAATAGAGACAATTGTAAAATTGATTGGTCAAAAAAAGTAGATACTATATATAATAAGATACGAGGTCTAAACCCGTTTCCATCTGCTTGGTGTTATTTAGATAATAAAGAAAACGAACAAGTAACAGTAAAGTTATATGAAGTCGAGAAGCTTAATATTAATCACAGATATAAAGGTGGTTTTATAATTTCTACAAAAGATGAATTGAAAGTAGCATGCGAAGGTGGTTTCATAATTATTAAAGAAATGCAACTTCCAGGAAAGCGAAAAATGGAAATAAAATCCTTATTAAATGGCTTTCAATTTTCTGAATCAGCAAAACTGCTGTAA
- a CDS encoding YqgE/AlgH family protein, translated as MTKPEKGNLLIAEPSIIGDLSFNRAVILLADHNALGSVGFILNKPLDYNLKDLIEGTESEFTVYNGGPVEQDNLYFIHKSPELIPNSIEISNGIFWGGDFNVVLDLINEDKISKDDIRFFLGYSGWDQQQLDSELQSNAWLVSENVYDNDIISKCCPSFWREKMLELGGDYSIWSNAPENPSYN; from the coding sequence ATGACTAAACCTGAAAAAGGCAATCTTTTAATTGCGGAACCATCTATTATAGGTGATCTTTCATTTAATCGTGCTGTGATTCTATTAGCAGATCACAACGCATTAGGTTCGGTTGGTTTTATCTTAAACAAGCCTTTAGATTATAACCTTAAAGATTTAATTGAAGGTACAGAGTCAGAATTCACCGTTTATAATGGTGGTCCTGTAGAACAGGATAATCTTTATTTTATACACAAATCACCAGAGTTAATCCCTAATAGTATAGAAATATCTAACGGTATTTTTTGGGGAGGAGATTTTAATGTGGTTTTAGATTTAATTAATGAGGATAAAATATCTAAAGATGATATTAGATTCTTTTTAGGCTATTCTGGTTGGGATCAACAACAATTAGATAGTGAACTCCAGTCTAATGCTTGGCTAGTATCAGAAAACGTATATGACAATGATATAATATCTAAATGTTGCCCTTCATTTTGGCGCGAAAAAATGTTAGAACTTGGTGGTGATTATAGCATTTGGTCTAATGCTCCCGAGAATCCAAGTTATAATTAA
- a CDS encoding ATP-dependent DNA helicase RecQ: MHPLEVLERYWNHTSFRPLQEDIINSILNKQDTFALLPTGGGKSICFQIPALINDGICIVISPLIALMKDQVYTLKVKGIKSIALTSGMSYKDLDTQLDNCIYGNYKFLYLSPERLQQPLVKERIQQMRVNLIVVDEAHCISQWGNDFRPAYKHINALRQIHPHVNCIALTATAKHKVVDDIIENLDFANPKIFKASFSRSNIAYSVIHTDDKLFQLEHFLKKHQGPSIIYVRNRRATSDIHNFLSAKGFSSTFYHGGITNKEKQQRLYEWTNNQKQIIVATTAFGMGIDKANVKTVIHFNLPESLESYYQEAGRAGRDGELAHAIILKQHIDEDHLRNQFLSTLPAVSFVKTVFNKLCNYFQIPYGEGENSTHQFDFKSFCNTYKLKTSITYNALLLLDRNAIITLTQHFNFRTKIQFTITNTALFAYLETHLDLNTLVKVLLRTYGGIFDYETKVNLSLIINKTNLSEKLIIEQLQRLEKDEVISLKMANTDSEITFLKPREDDITLNPIAKTIEQQHQLKHEQIETVLSYIQNNDVCKSQQLLAYFGEKTKTKCGKCSVCIEENSSNKKSIKINISNLILKSLESEDLSSRQLLQYLNCSEQVLLKSLSELIETKKIKITQANTYSIL, encoded by the coding sequence ATGCATCCTTTAGAAGTATTAGAACGATATTGGAATCACACGTCATTTAGACCTCTTCAAGAAGATATCATAAATTCGATATTAAACAAGCAAGATACTTTTGCACTGCTGCCGACTGGAGGTGGAAAATCAATATGCTTTCAAATCCCTGCATTAATTAATGATGGTATTTGTATTGTGATATCTCCTTTGATTGCTTTAATGAAAGACCAGGTATATACCTTAAAAGTAAAAGGTATAAAATCAATTGCTTTGACCTCAGGTATGTCTTACAAAGATTTAGATACACAATTGGACAATTGTATCTATGGCAATTATAAGTTTTTGTACCTCTCACCTGAGCGTTTACAACAGCCATTAGTAAAGGAAAGGATTCAGCAGATGCGAGTGAATTTAATTGTTGTAGACGAAGCGCACTGTATCAGTCAATGGGGAAATGATTTTAGACCAGCCTATAAACACATAAATGCATTAAGACAAATACATCCACATGTAAATTGCATTGCCTTAACTGCAACAGCAAAACATAAGGTGGTTGATGATATTATTGAAAACTTAGATTTTGCAAACCCAAAAATATTTAAAGCTTCCTTTTCAAGATCTAATATTGCATATAGCGTTATACATACTGATGACAAGCTATTTCAGTTAGAACATTTTTTAAAGAAGCATCAAGGTCCTTCCATCATATATGTAAGAAACAGAAGAGCAACTTCTGATATTCATAACTTTTTATCAGCTAAAGGATTTTCTTCTACATTTTATCATGGCGGCATTACTAATAAAGAAAAACAGCAACGCTTATATGAATGGACTAATAATCAAAAACAGATTATTGTTGCTACTACTGCCTTTGGAATGGGAATTGATAAAGCAAATGTAAAAACAGTAATTCATTTCAATTTACCTGAAAGTTTAGAAAGTTATTATCAAGAAGCTGGTAGAGCTGGTAGAGATGGTGAATTAGCGCATGCAATTATTCTAAAACAACATATTGATGAGGATCATCTTCGTAATCAATTTTTAAGCACGTTACCAGCTGTTAGTTTTGTTAAAACTGTATTTAATAAGTTGTGTAATTATTTTCAAATCCCATATGGTGAAGGAGAAAATAGCACGCATCAATTCGATTTTAAATCTTTCTGTAATACCTATAAATTAAAAACAAGTATTACATACAACGCGCTGTTGTTATTAGACAGAAACGCTATTATTACTCTTACTCAACATTTTAATTTCAGAACTAAAATTCAATTTACAATTACTAATACAGCGTTGTTTGCATATCTAGAAACTCATTTAGATTTAAACACTTTGGTCAAAGTATTGTTAAGAACTTATGGCGGCATTTTTGATTATGAAACAAAGGTCAATCTCAGTCTTATCATTAACAAAACTAATTTATCTGAGAAGTTAATCATAGAGCAATTACAACGCTTAGAAAAAGATGAAGTTATCAGTCTTAAAATGGCAAATACAGATTCTGAGATTACATTTTTAAAACCGCGTGAAGACGACATTACTTTAAACCCAATCGCAAAAACAATAGAGCAACAACATCAATTAAAACATGAACAAATAGAAACAGTTCTAAGTTATATTCAGAATAACGATGTCTGTAAAAGCCAACAACTATTAGCCTATTTTGGCGAAAAGACAAAAACTAAGTGTGGAAAATGTTCTGTATGTATTGAAGAAAATTCTAGTAATAAAAAATCGATCAAAATCAATATTTCCAATCTAATCTTAAAAAGTTTAGAATCAGAAGATTTATCTTCGCGGCAATTATTACAATATCTAAATTGTTCTGAACAAGTTTTGCTAAAAAGTCTATCAGAATTAATTGAAACAAAAAAAATTAAAATAACTCAAGCTAACACCTACTCTATTCTATGA
- a CDS encoding DUF4290 domain-containing protein, with protein MIDDLEYNTEREHLIIPEYGRHLQKMINHAKSRETKEERNKLANAIISVMGNLQPHLRDVPDFKHKLWDQLFIMADFDIDVDSPYGEPSKEEIQARPDPLKYPQNHPKYRFYGNNIKTMIDVAVSWEEGELKEALKFTIANHMKKCFLNWNKDTVEDAVIFNHLFELSDGKLNMKDSDEALSESSSLMRTKSKYGGKNNSNKKNNKKKYSNNRKRY; from the coding sequence TTGATTGACGATTTAGAATACAACACGGAACGCGAACACTTAATTATACCAGAGTATGGACGTCATCTTCAGAAGATGATTAATCATGCAAAGTCTCGCGAAACCAAAGAAGAACGAAATAAATTAGCTAATGCTATTATTTCTGTAATGGGAAATTTACAGCCACATTTAAGAGATGTGCCAGATTTTAAGCACAAGCTATGGGATCAGTTATTTATTATGGCTGATTTTGATATAGATGTAGATTCACCTTATGGTGAACCTTCAAAAGAAGAGATTCAAGCACGACCTGATCCTTTAAAATATCCTCAGAACCACCCAAAGTATCGATTTTATGGAAATAACATAAAGACAATGATTGATGTTGCTGTAAGTTGGGAAGAAGGTGAACTAAAAGAAGCTTTAAAGTTCACAATTGCGAATCACATGAAAAAGTGTTTCCTTAATTGGAATAAAGATACGGTTGAAGATGCTGTAATTTTTAATCATTTATTTGAACTTTCCGATGGGAAATTGAATATGAAAGATAGTGATGAAGCATTAAGCGAATCTAGTAGCTTAATGCGAACGAAATCTAAATACGGTGGGAAAAACAATTCCAACAAAAAGAATAATAAAAAGAAATATTCCAATAACAGAAAACGTTACTAA
- a CDS encoding AAA family ATPase: MNPKRIVITGGPATGKTAIIDDLNSKGYKCFEEVIRKLTAEAQNSGDITENHSNPIALVSDSVLFNTTLINLRVDDFKSAKHLDEKLSFFDRGMPDVLAYMSYFNQDISENFIHICSKHKYDYVFILPPWKAIYKDDAERFETFKEATDIYHQLKKTYQQFGYNCIEVPFGTIEDRTQFIIEQLNL; encoded by the coding sequence TTGAATCCGAAAAGAATTGTTATTACAGGTGGTCCAGCCACAGGAAAAACAGCCATAATTGACGACTTAAATTCTAAGGGATATAAATGTTTTGAAGAGGTTATTCGTAAATTAACAGCTGAGGCTCAAAACTCAGGTGATATTACCGAAAATCATTCTAATCCAATAGCTTTAGTCAGCGATTCTGTTTTATTTAACACAACACTAATTAATCTAAGAGTTGATGATTTTAAGTCAGCAAAGCATCTAGATGAAAAGCTTTCATTTTTTGATCGTGGTATGCCGGATGTATTAGCATATATGTCTTACTTTAACCAAGACATTAGTGAAAACTTTATTCATATATGTAGTAAACATAAGTATGATTATGTATTTATACTACCTCCTTGGAAAGCAATTTACAAGGATGATGCAGAACGATTTGAAACTTTTAAAGAAGCAACAGACATATATCATCAATTAAAGAAAACTTATCAGCAATTTGGTTACAATTGTATTGAAGTTCCTTTTGGAACAATTGAAGATAGAACCCAATTTATTATAGAGCAACTAAATCTATAA
- a CDS encoding HU family DNA-binding protein — protein MNKTDLINGMAENAGITKAAAKKALDSLLVDIEGSLQKGNRVSLVGFGSWSVSRRAARDGRNPQTGKTIKIKAKNVVKFKAGSDLSSAVN, from the coding sequence ATGAACAAAACAGATTTAATCAACGGGATGGCAGAGAATGCTGGAATTACTAAAGCAGCAGCAAAGAAAGCATTAGACTCTTTGTTAGTTGATATCGAAGGATCTTTACAAAAAGGAAACAGAGTATCTTTAGTAGGATTTGGTTCTTGGTCAGTTTCAAGAAGAGCTGCGAGAGATGGAAGAAACCCACAAACTGGAAAGACTATCAAGATTAAAGCTAAAAATGTAGTAAAATTTAAGGCAGGTTCTGACTTAAGTAGTGCTGTAAACTAA
- a CDS encoding START-like domain-containing protein, with product MDDKEKYEMEFVIQASPTLIYTYISTPSGLSEWFADNVNSRGELFTFIWDGSEEQAKLLSKKNGERVKFRWLADDEDGASYYFEIRIQVDEITKDVSLMITDFAEDDEIEEGKMLWENQIGSLKQVLGSR from the coding sequence ATGGACGATAAAGAAAAATACGAAATGGAGTTTGTGATACAAGCTTCGCCTACACTTATATATACATACATATCAACACCTTCAGGTTTATCAGAATGGTTTGCAGATAACGTAAACTCACGAGGAGAACTATTCACTTTTATTTGGGACGGTTCTGAAGAACAAGCTAAATTACTTAGTAAAAAAAATGGTGAACGTGTGAAATTTCGTTGGCTAGCAGATGATGAAGATGGAGCATCATATTACTTTGAGATCCGAATTCAAGTTGATGAAATTACTAAAGATGTATCCTTAATGATTACTGATTTTGCTGAAGATGATGAGATTGAAGAAGGTAAGATGCTGTGGGAAAATCAAATTGGTAGTTTAAAGCAAGTTTTAGGCTCAAGGTAA
- a CDS encoding PorP/SprF family type IX secretion system membrane protein produces MTLRNNITVIVLVLVGFYASAQDPIFTQSNYIQESLNPGFTGFEDDERISAGLLSRTQWPNLNLKVHTQYFYINKSYENSRSSAYGLGFNFLWQNEAVSNYNFYQANVNYVHRVNLNGGWFFRPAIEVGFGLKDVKFKGLRLADQININTGVINPISVDPFRGNTDNARFIDISSGFVFEKEELNDISYWFGISAKHLNRPDTSFIRDQNVPLDIFYSLHGNFRFPFLLDYRIMMTANYMQQGEYNRLDIGSLFQVNQFLVGLTASTNPAKNDGNSHLLTSVNGFLGLEYEAFRFGLSYDMDVSKIGRTNGVYEFSVTYMSRCRTCPNDRSRKR; encoded by the coding sequence ATGACATTAAGAAATAATATAACAGTTATAGTATTGGTTTTAGTTGGTTTTTATGCCAGTGCTCAAGATCCAATTTTCACTCAATCTAACTATATCCAAGAGTCTCTAAATCCAGGGTTTACTGGTTTTGAAGATGATGAAAGAATAAGCGCAGGTCTTTTAAGTCGAACACAGTGGCCTAATTTAAATTTAAAGGTTCATACTCAATATTTTTATATTAATAAATCATATGAAAATAGTAGAAGTTCAGCCTATGGCCTTGGCTTCAATTTTCTTTGGCAAAATGAAGCAGTTAGTAATTATAATTTTTATCAAGCTAATGTAAACTATGTCCATCGCGTTAATCTAAATGGTGGTTGGTTTTTTAGACCAGCAATCGAAGTAGGTTTTGGGCTAAAGGATGTAAAATTTAAAGGGCTAAGATTAGCAGACCAAATTAATATTAATACTGGTGTCATAAACCCAATTTCAGTTGACCCATTCAGAGGTAATACAGATAATGCTAGGTTTATAGATATTTCATCAGGTTTTGTTTTTGAGAAAGAAGAGTTGAATGATATTTCATATTGGTTCGGAATTTCTGCTAAACACCTTAATCGTCCTGATACATCATTTATTAGAGATCAAAATGTACCCTTAGATATTTTCTATTCACTTCATGGAAATTTCCGCTTTCCATTTTTACTTGATTATCGAATTATGATGACTGCCAATTACATGCAGCAAGGTGAATACAATCGCTTAGATATAGGATCATTATTTCAAGTAAATCAATTTTTAGTTGGCTTAACTGCTAGTACTAATCCAGCTAAAAATGACGGTAATAGCCATTTGTTAACTTCTGTAAATGGCTTTTTAGGGTTAGAGTATGAGGCCTTTAGATTCGGACTGTCATATGATATGGATGTATCTAAAATAGGTCGTACTAATGGTGTTTACGAATTTTCTGTGACCTATATGTCTCGTTGTAGAACATGTCCTAATGATAGAAGTAGGAAGCGATAA
- a CDS encoding DUF493 family protein — MDSSKKTEEFYDKLKTQLYDTALWPTEYLYKFIVLSIGTGINDIENLFNGLGAVINTNASKNGKYTSVSINVRMKNPEAVIAKYKEVAEKVEGVISL; from the coding sequence ATGGATAGTTCTAAAAAAACAGAAGAGTTTTACGACAAACTAAAAACACAATTATACGATACTGCACTTTGGCCTACAGAATACCTATACAAATTTATAGTGCTTTCTATAGGTACTGGAATTAATGATATTGAAAACCTTTTTAATGGTTTAGGGGCAGTTATAAATACCAATGCATCTAAGAATGGTAAATATACAAGTGTTTCCATTAATGTTAGAATGAAAAACCCTGAAGCAGTTATAGCTAAATATAAGGAAGTTGCTGAAAAGGTTGAAGGTGTAATTTCCCTTTAA
- a CDS encoding amidohydrolase family protein: protein MSNYDALRLATIKGCEALGLDNDLGTIEVRKVADILIMNANPLDNLRNTNTLTHVVKNGVVYDANTLDEVAPIEKKAETFNWQTKKPSGLPGIKN, encoded by the coding sequence ATGAGTAATTATGACGCACTACGCTTGGCAACAATAAAAGGCTGTGAAGCTCTAGGTTTAGATAATGATTTGGGAACTATTGAAGTTAGAAAAGTAGCAGATATTTTAATTATGAATGCTAACCCATTAGATAACCTAAGAAACACAAACACATTAACACATGTTGTTAAAAATGGCGTAGTCTACGATGCTAATACCCTAGACGAAGTTGCACCTATTGAAAAGAAAGCTGAAACTTTCAATTGGCAAACAAAAAAGCCTTCAGGTTTACCTGGTATAAAAAACTAA
- a CDS encoding gliding motility-associated C-terminal domain-containing protein yields the protein MFSWTGPNGFVNTSQNIDNLFAGVYNLTVTDNSGCIDALQVEIIQNSQIDIDVTAIEIMCYGDNDASITINTIIGGVPPYDIAWSNFATGNVQSNLSPGTYTITITDSENCSRDFPTVIDAPPIFLIDPVVTQMSCSGENDASITLNFVGGVDSVTVVWDDDATAGTERNNLAPGTYSVTITDGIPCVIQESFTIFNILPLELSANITNALDCDNTNSGAVNLLIQGGTPPFDVVWSNGSVTEDLINVPPNTYVANVTDANGCEIQGSWDVIRFDPLVLNVETRTEVDCETKSLNQTFIAMASGGVPPFQYNWSSGTVSGINNEMMTTNEDGLVILEVVDSQGCTTDFNLNVESPVLGDPDFTISSFGFLNFGVFAIQDPIEFINSATGDYESILWDFGDGSFSSEENPIHTYFEIGSYIVTQRVTYPFGCVYEKIITLIIEEGYKLIMPNAFTPNEDGLNDRFGPEYIGLSSLEFYIYDTWGSLVYSDFGDAIEGWDGKVKDEEAENGNYYYTFTAKTFYGNVIKKQGAFVYIK from the coding sequence ATGTTTTCTTGGACTGGGCCAAATGGATTTGTAAATACTAGCCAAAATATTGATAATTTGTTTGCTGGAGTTTATAATCTAACTGTTACTGACAATTCTGGATGTATTGATGCACTACAAGTTGAAATTATTCAAAATAGTCAAATAGATATTGATGTTACTGCTATAGAAATAATGTGTTATGGTGATAATGATGCTTCAATAACCATTAATACAATTATAGGCGGAGTTCCACCTTATGATATAGCTTGGAGTAATTTTGCTACTGGGAATGTGCAAAGTAATCTTTCACCAGGTACTTATACTATAACCATTACGGATTCAGAAAACTGTTCTAGAGATTTTCCTACTGTAATTGATGCTCCTCCTATATTTTTAATAGATCCTGTAGTGACACAAATGTCATGTTCTGGTGAAAATGATGCAAGTATTACTCTTAATTTTGTTGGAGGAGTAGATTCTGTAACTGTAGTTTGGGATGATGATGCCACAGCAGGTACAGAACGAAATAATTTAGCACCAGGAACGTATTCGGTAACTATTACTGATGGTATACCTTGTGTGATTCAAGAAAGTTTTACCATATTCAACATATTGCCTTTAGAGCTTTCGGCCAATATTACCAATGCTCTAGATTGTGATAATACCAATAGTGGTGCTGTAAACTTATTAATACAAGGAGGAACACCTCCTTTTGATGTAGTATGGTCTAATGGGTCTGTAACTGAAGATTTAATAAATGTACCTCCAAATACTTATGTAGCGAATGTTACTGATGCTAATGGTTGTGAAATACAAGGGAGTTGGGACGTAATTCGATTTGATCCTTTAGTTCTTAATGTTGAAACACGAACCGAAGTAGACTGTGAAACAAAATCTTTGAATCAAACTTTTATTGCTATGGCTAGTGGAGGAGTACCACCATTTCAATACAATTGGTCGAGTGGCACAGTAAGTGGAATAAATAATGAAATGATGACTACAAATGAAGATGGACTTGTAATTTTAGAGGTTGTAGATAGTCAAGGTTGTACAACTGACTTTAATCTTAATGTTGAATCTCCTGTTTTGGGAGATCCAGATTTTACAATATCTTCGTTTGGATTTTTAAATTTTGGTGTATTTGCGATTCAAGATCCAATTGAATTTATAAACTCTGCTACAGGTGATTACGAAAGTATATTATGGGATTTTGGTGATGGCAGCTTCTCTTCAGAAGAAAACCCAATACATACTTATTTTGAAATAGGAAGTTATATAGTAACACAACGAGTTACTTATCCTTTTGGTTGTGTTTATGAAAAGATAATTACTTTAATTATAGAAGAAGGTTATAAATTGATTATGCCAAATGCATTTACGCCAAATGAAGATGGTCTAAACGATCGCTTTGGTCCTGAATATATTGGTCTTAGTAGCTTAGAATTTTATATTTATGATACATGGGGAAGCCTTGTTTATTCTGATTTTGGTGATGCGATTGAAGGTTGGGATGGTAAAGTTAAGGATGAAGAGGCTGAAAATGGAAACTATTATTACACGTTTACTGCAAAAACCTTTTATGGTAATGTGATTAAGAAACAAGGAGCTTTTGTATATATCAAATAA
- a CDS encoding DUF2452 domain-containing protein, with protein MKKEKKPDQVVYNAETERYDASLKPYATDVSAPVITTTDSIAWKNRNINKVNKHIQTKYNELKVAYDQMMEQFEYNNLVYAAAFNFEPVVGDTYHLYIRENDSTFLSIIAPEECNFNHLGSFYLDADGIWHKLN; from the coding sequence ATGAAAAAAGAGAAGAAACCAGACCAAGTTGTATATAACGCAGAAACTGAACGCTATGATGCGTCATTAAAACCTTATGCAACTGATGTTTCAGCACCAGTTATCACGACTACAGATTCTATAGCTTGGAAAAATAGGAATATCAATAAGGTAAATAAACATATTCAAACAAAATATAATGAGCTGAAAGTTGCATATGACCAAATGATGGAACAGTTTGAATATAACAACCTAGTATATGCAGCTGCATTTAATTTTGAACCTGTTGTTGGTGACACTTACCATTTATACATTAGAGAGAATGATTCCACATTTTTATCTATAATCGCACCTGAAGAATGTAACTTCAATCATTTAGGAAGCTTCTATCTTGATGCTGATGGTATTTGGCACAAGCTTAATTAG